The proteins below are encoded in one region of Parvicella tangerina:
- the purS gene encoding phosphoribosylformylglycinamidine synthase subunit PurS, translating into MKFKANIDIMPLEALLDPQGKAVSQSMGNVGLSEITNVRIGKHITLFVEADSKDVASIKVDEACKKLLANQIMESYSFELEEA; encoded by the coding sequence ATGAAGTTCAAAGCAAACATTGATATCATGCCACTGGAGGCATTGTTGGATCCACAAGGAAAAGCTGTTTCTCAGTCTATGGGAAATGTTGGTCTAAGCGAGATCACTAACGTTAGAATCGGAAAGCACATCACGCTATTCGTAGAAGCGGACTCAAAAGATGTTGCATCAATAAAAGTTGACGAAGCTTGTAAGAAGTTATTAGCGAACCAGATCATGGAGAGCTATTCTTTCGAATTGGAGGAAGCTTAA
- the porU2 gene encoding putative type IX secretion system sortase PorU2, whose translation MNRVILFGIIVMTSFISFAQHGNEWIDYSQKYLGFKIYETGWYRLDYSTVQPAMSSVGIDVSTLNPDQFQVFGREREQPIVVQDGGDGSFDSGDYIEFYAEKNDGWKDSLLFEDPDTEMADSYYSFVNDTIVYFLTVSALPNGKRFVPETDTNVSAYPMADYCWVKNYFAQENTYTFGPLFFGQSSPAYDEGEGWATKEFTNSSTPSQNRSSLDVSTKNAYTGVNAPNALIQSGVLSASDPSVQGSTNNHSFSLRYNSSAGWTNLKDSSFSGYKLINTEYAVPSSSLNTPNTRIQYLAVDIGQGSSERLFSTSASISYPHTFDFENMDRFSFYLNNHQTSSKQSISISNVTGSNLRLFVRNDLSCKEIPLSLNSGQYQAVVPNNVANDSIQLLLFDTDIYISVSDLLPINGTGEFTDFSSIDPQGAYLIITHKSLMSAAADYANYRSTPSGGSHDVVLADIGELYMQFGGGIEKHPTAIRYFAQFGFDYWSSPPKHLFLIGKSISNHANDGGSRESVASFHKNLVPTWGYPGSDNHLTQGVGNSGKSYALPTGRLSTNSSQDVLNYLDKVMTFETHQDPLSLYDIPNKEWQKNVLFMGGGDDSLTMNVIDSYFDIFDAKLKDTAFGAITYRYHRDPFATNLPIQTFLDVQEHLENGVSIINFYSHSSAGTGFTVPIDDPENWNNSGKNPIAIGLGCYTGDVHNYDDHVYAIDLVNTPDVGAVCLVSTVTQGFLSNIGYYTDLFYYSLANKNYGESVGFHMKSACDSIYALQGSNYWSVLNESNYTGMSLQGDPALRANWHQRPELVLDENRVWTVPSQIDLAVDTFELFLVVSNIGRAFIGNHDLVIERIGPNGLDTTIIQALGDSYNKDTLSFKLPTRHIETSGLNYFNIQIDLPSSQIIEQQDELTNNQITYSTYISSNGLQPIWPYKYGIIPYDTITLKASTLDPFESEKNYIIEIDTNHNFNSPFKKHQLFSSIGGVLEAPPNQWINALGNLDSLVFTDSTVYYWRCSIDSSSKDWLESSFQYIPGKWGWGQAHFQQFKNDYFQGIEYDTLNRSFNFGDNFSTLRIAMNTNVGNWSTSSFQSTSATLNGVLLDYGGPHPYPAILVVVIDPCSLESWGTPWREEITYNAFTDTVYHNVEHCYGQYNGDPDICPGTTLFNRDRVHGFFAFRYGNQAEMDSLTSFLTNKVPDGYYIGAYTFIPDNYSNPTSLYGAMPADLITAFQNLGATNITNNQPDDGWILLAQKGLPSQTIEIHTPDTISSGSSYPSQSLLTYDTIQGCEIGYIVSEIVGPAFSWNQIHWEQEDFELVNADSTRLRIYGVTFNQSKTLLVDTLMTDLDSILQLDQLVDANLYPLMQLEAEYHDTVALTPAQIKRWQVIYEPVPELAINPKKGFYKKSQEYQEGDSVKISVAIENVSDFDMDSLLVEYWNHTSYGNRTLMPYPRQDSLKKYGVLRDTVAYSTNGLSDINYTWIVANPYVSTNIQDQPEQFYFNNIAELSFNVTEDDINPILDVTFDGVHIINEDIVSAEPNIQITLDDENPFLLMDEIADTSLFKIYLKHPDQSSFQRVYFMTGPDEVLHFEPAQDEQNKFLIEYNPKFVEDGIYTLQVQGSDKSQNASGDYSYEIDFEVVTHSSITHLFNYPNPFSTSTQFVFTLTGSKIPDELQIQIMTVTGKVVKEIDLYDLGDIRIGNNITSYAWDGRDEFGDQLANGIYLYRVIAKIDGEDIEHRSTSADERSFRKGFGKMYLMR comes from the coding sequence ATGAATAGAGTTATACTTTTTGGAATAATCGTAATGACCTCCTTTATCTCATTTGCTCAGCATGGCAATGAGTGGATAGATTATTCCCAGAAGTATCTTGGGTTTAAAATCTACGAAACAGGATGGTATCGGCTGGATTATAGTACTGTTCAACCTGCGATGTCCTCAGTTGGAATTGATGTATCAACATTGAACCCTGACCAGTTTCAGGTCTTTGGAAGAGAAAGAGAGCAACCTATTGTCGTTCAGGATGGTGGAGATGGTTCCTTTGACAGTGGTGACTACATTGAGTTCTATGCAGAAAAAAATGATGGATGGAAAGACTCTCTTTTGTTCGAAGATCCAGATACAGAAATGGCAGACAGCTATTACAGCTTCGTAAACGATACCATTGTTTATTTCTTAACAGTTTCTGCATTACCCAATGGCAAGCGATTTGTCCCCGAGACAGACACTAATGTATCGGCCTATCCTATGGCTGATTATTGTTGGGTTAAAAACTATTTTGCCCAAGAGAACACCTATACTTTTGGTCCTTTGTTTTTTGGACAATCCTCTCCGGCTTATGATGAGGGCGAAGGTTGGGCTACAAAGGAATTCACAAATAGTTCAACCCCAAGTCAGAATCGTTCAAGTCTGGATGTTTCTACTAAAAACGCTTATACAGGAGTAAACGCTCCAAATGCTCTAATTCAGTCAGGCGTTTTGAGTGCTTCAGACCCAAGTGTTCAAGGCTCTACTAACAATCATAGCTTCTCTCTGAGATACAACTCTAGTGCTGGATGGACCAATTTGAAGGACAGTAGTTTTTCTGGGTATAAACTGATCAATACTGAGTATGCTGTTCCTAGCTCTTCCCTAAACACACCGAACACACGAATTCAGTACCTCGCTGTTGATATAGGTCAAGGAAGTTCTGAGCGACTCTTTTCCACCTCTGCCTCTATTTCTTATCCTCACACCTTTGACTTCGAGAATATGGATCGCTTTTCGTTTTACTTAAACAATCACCAGACTAGTTCTAAGCAGTCCATTTCAATATCTAATGTTACAGGTTCGAACCTCAGACTGTTTGTCAGGAATGATTTGAGTTGTAAAGAAATTCCGCTTTCATTAAATTCTGGACAATACCAAGCCGTTGTACCTAACAATGTAGCAAACGACTCCATACAATTACTATTATTCGATACAGATATTTACATCTCTGTTTCTGACCTATTGCCAATAAATGGCACTGGTGAGTTTACCGACTTTTCTTCCATAGACCCACAAGGTGCTTATTTAATCATTACTCACAAATCATTAATGTCTGCTGCAGCTGACTACGCTAACTATCGTTCAACTCCCTCTGGTGGATCCCATGATGTTGTATTGGCGGATATAGGAGAGCTATATATGCAATTTGGAGGAGGGATTGAAAAACACCCAACTGCCATCCGCTATTTCGCGCAGTTTGGTTTCGACTACTGGTCGAGCCCCCCAAAACATCTTTTCCTAATTGGCAAGTCCATAAGTAATCATGCAAACGATGGAGGAAGTCGAGAAAGTGTAGCTTCCTTTCATAAGAATCTGGTTCCTACTTGGGGCTATCCAGGGTCTGATAATCATTTAACTCAAGGAGTCGGAAACTCAGGAAAAAGCTATGCCCTACCAACTGGAAGACTTTCAACCAACTCTTCTCAAGATGTGTTGAACTACCTAGACAAAGTAATGACATTTGAAACACATCAAGACCCGCTTAGTCTTTACGATATCCCTAACAAGGAGTGGCAAAAAAATGTATTATTCATGGGTGGAGGAGACGATTCTTTGACCATGAATGTTATTGACTCTTACTTTGATATTTTTGACGCTAAACTAAAGGATACGGCCTTTGGAGCAATTACTTACAGGTATCACCGGGACCCATTTGCAACTAACCTCCCAATTCAAACTTTTCTGGATGTACAAGAGCATTTGGAGAATGGTGTATCCATTATTAACTTCTACAGCCATTCATCTGCAGGAACTGGCTTCACTGTTCCTATAGATGACCCAGAAAACTGGAATAACTCTGGAAAAAACCCAATAGCCATTGGTCTTGGCTGCTATACAGGTGATGTTCATAATTATGACGATCATGTGTACGCGATTGACTTAGTAAACACACCTGATGTCGGTGCAGTTTGTCTCGTATCCACTGTAACTCAAGGCTTTTTGTCTAATATCGGCTATTATACTGATCTTTTTTACTATAGCCTTGCAAACAAAAACTATGGAGAGTCTGTTGGATTCCATATGAAATCTGCTTGCGATTCAATCTATGCCTTGCAAGGTTCTAATTATTGGTCGGTGTTAAATGAATCAAACTATACAGGCATGTCTCTTCAAGGAGACCCAGCATTGAGGGCTAATTGGCACCAAAGACCAGAATTAGTTTTGGATGAAAATAGAGTTTGGACTGTTCCTTCCCAGATTGATCTTGCTGTTGACACATTTGAACTTTTCTTGGTAGTTAGTAATATTGGAAGGGCGTTTATTGGTAATCATGATCTTGTCATTGAGAGAATTGGGCCAAATGGACTCGACACAACAATTATTCAAGCTCTTGGAGATAGCTACAACAAAGATACACTGAGCTTTAAACTACCTACTAGACACATAGAAACGAGTGGCTTGAATTACTTTAACATTCAAATTGACTTACCTAGTTCTCAGATTATTGAACAACAAGACGAACTGACCAACAATCAAATTACGTATTCCACCTATATTTCATCAAATGGACTTCAGCCAATTTGGCCTTATAAATACGGTATTATTCCTTATGACACTATTACACTAAAAGCTTCAACCCTTGACCCTTTTGAATCTGAAAAAAACTACATTATTGAAATCGATACCAACCATAATTTCAACTCTCCTTTTAAAAAACATCAACTATTTAGCAGCATTGGAGGTGTATTGGAAGCGCCTCCCAACCAATGGATTAATGCTCTTGGTAATCTAGACTCGCTAGTCTTTACTGACAGCACCGTTTATTATTGGAGGTGTAGTATTGATAGCTCTTCTAAAGACTGGTTAGAGAGTTCATTTCAATATATTCCAGGTAAATGGGGATGGGGACAAGCGCACTTTCAACAATTCAAAAATGACTATTTCCAAGGGATCGAATATGACACCCTTAATCGATCTTTTAATTTTGGAGACAACTTCTCAACACTCAGAATAGCGATGAATACTAATGTGGGAAATTGGTCTACAAGTTCATTTCAAAGCACATCCGCTACCCTTAATGGGGTTCTGTTAGACTACGGGGGGCCGCACCCATACCCCGCAATTCTAGTCGTTGTTATTGATCCTTGCTCTCTTGAGAGTTGGGGCACTCCTTGGAGAGAAGAAATTACCTACAATGCATTTACCGATACTGTATATCATAACGTGGAGCATTGTTACGGTCAATACAATGGAGATCCAGATATCTGTCCAGGAACCACTTTGTTTAACCGAGATAGAGTACATGGCTTCTTTGCTTTCAGGTATGGAAATCAAGCTGAAATGGACTCGCTCACTTCTTTCTTAACCAATAAAGTGCCTGATGGTTATTACATTGGAGCCTATACATTCATTCCTGATAACTATAGCAATCCAACTAGTCTATATGGAGCGATGCCAGCAGACCTGATAACGGCCTTCCAGAACCTAGGAGCTACTAACATCACCAACAATCAACCTGATGATGGCTGGATATTACTGGCTCAAAAAGGACTTCCATCTCAAACAATCGAAATACATACACCGGATACCATATCTTCAGGAAGTTCGTACCCTTCTCAGTCCTTATTAACCTATGATACTATCCAGGGATGTGAAATTGGCTACATAGTCTCTGAAATAGTAGGACCAGCGTTCTCCTGGAATCAGATTCACTGGGAACAGGAGGATTTTGAACTTGTAAACGCTGATAGCACAAGACTCCGAATATATGGTGTTACGTTCAATCAGAGTAAAACACTACTTGTGGACACGCTCATGACAGACCTTGACTCTATTCTACAACTAGACCAATTGGTTGATGCAAATTTATATCCTCTCATGCAACTCGAGGCAGAATACCACGATACCGTAGCGCTAACACCTGCTCAAATCAAACGATGGCAGGTTATTTATGAACCTGTTCCAGAACTGGCTATTAATCCAAAGAAAGGTTTCTATAAAAAATCGCAAGAATATCAAGAAGGTGACTCAGTGAAGATATCCGTAGCCATTGAGAATGTCAGTGATTTTGACATGGATAGCCTTCTAGTGGAATACTGGAACCATACGAGCTACGGTAACCGCACTTTAATGCCCTACCCTAGACAGGATTCACTCAAAAAATATGGTGTTTTAAGAGACACAGTTGCTTATTCAACAAATGGTCTTTCTGATATTAATTACACTTGGATTGTGGCAAACCCATACGTAAGCACTAACATTCAAGATCAACCGGAGCAATTCTACTTCAACAATATAGCAGAACTTTCATTTAATGTAACAGAAGATGATATTAACCCTATTCTAGATGTTACGTTTGATGGCGTACATATTATTAACGAAGATATTGTGAGTGCGGAACCCAATATTCAGATAACGTTGGATGATGAGAATCCGTTTTTGCTAATGGATGAAATTGCAGATACCAGCTTATTTAAAATCTACCTTAAACATCCGGATCAGAGTTCATTTCAGCGCGTTTACTTTATGACTGGCCCTGATGAAGTACTCCACTTCGAGCCAGCTCAGGATGAGCAAAATAAATTCTTAATTGAATACAACCCTAAATTTGTTGAAGACGGAATTTATACGCTTCAGGTTCAAGGATCTGATAAATCTCAAAACGCTAGTGGAGATTACAGTTATGAGATCGACTTTGAAGTTGTAACTCATTCGTCAATAACGCATCTTTTCAATTATCCTAATCCATTTTCTACTAGTACTCAGTTTGTTTTTACGCTTACAGGCTCTAAAATACCAGATGAACTGCAAATTCAGATCATGACAGTAACGGGTAAAGTTGTGAAAGAGATCGATCTATACGATTTGGGGGACATCCGAATTGGCAACAATATCACCTCCTACGCTTGGGATGGGCGTGACGAGTTTGGTGACCAACTAGCCAACGGAATTTATCTTTATAGAGTAATTGCCAAAATTGATGGAGAGGACATTGAACATCGATCGACCTCAGCTGACGAAAGATCTTTTCGCAAAGGGTTTGGTAAAATGTACTTGATGAGATAA
- a CDS encoding putative type IX sorting system protein PorV2, producing MKKLTLLSLLALIISVHVLGQDKTPKYSNEFLNIGVGARALAMSNSIVASTDDVTAGYWNPVGLTNIDSDLQFGLMHAEYFAGIAKYDYGGVAKRIDDKSAMAFSVIRFGVDNIPNTTELIDNEGNVDYNRITYFTAADLGLVFSYGRNINDHLSLGGSAKIINRKVGSFAKSWGFGIDFAAKYQLNDWTFAVMGRDITSTFNAWSYTLSERTIEVFTQTGNEIPQNGLEITMPRIILGAARSWAISDKFGLLAEVDADVTTDGKRNTLIVGNPFSLDPHLGLELDFKDMIFLRTGIGNFQRITQLNGKETMTLQPNIGIGIQFKGISIDYALTDIGDASVALYSNVFSLRFNLNPKKASNE from the coding sequence ATGAAAAAACTAACCTTATTATCGCTTCTGGCACTGATAATTTCTGTTCACGTTTTAGGGCAGGATAAGACCCCAAAATACAGTAATGAATTCTTGAACATTGGTGTGGGAGCTCGTGCGTTGGCGATGTCTAACTCTATTGTGGCAAGCACAGATGATGTTACCGCAGGATATTGGAATCCAGTTGGATTGACAAACATTGATAGTGATCTGCAGTTTGGCTTGATGCATGCGGAGTACTTCGCTGGAATTGCCAAATACGATTATGGGGGTGTGGCTAAACGTATTGATGACAAGAGTGCAATGGCATTTTCTGTAATTCGATTTGGAGTTGATAATATTCCTAACACCACCGAATTGATCGATAATGAAGGGAATGTAGACTATAATCGAATCACTTACTTCACTGCTGCTGACCTTGGGCTAGTGTTTTCTTACGGGCGAAACATTAATGACCATCTAAGTTTAGGAGGGAGCGCCAAAATTATCAATCGTAAAGTAGGTAGTTTTGCTAAATCATGGGGGTTTGGAATTGACTTTGCCGCCAAATACCAACTGAACGATTGGACCTTCGCGGTCATGGGAAGAGATATTACGTCCACTTTCAATGCCTGGTCTTATACCCTAAGTGAGCGAACCATTGAAGTGTTTACACAAACTGGAAATGAGATCCCTCAAAATGGGTTAGAAATCACCATGCCCCGTATCATATTAGGAGCGGCAAGAAGTTGGGCTATTTCAGACAAGTTTGGCTTACTGGCAGAGGTAGACGCTGACGTTACTACTGATGGAAAAAGAAATACGCTGATCGTTGGGAACCCTTTCTCACTAGACCCTCATTTAGGACTAGAACTTGACTTTAAAGACATGATCTTTTTAAGAACTGGAATTGGAAACTTTCAACGAATTACTCAGCTAAACGGAAAAGAGACGATGACCTTGCAGCCCAACATTGGAATAGGTATACAATTCAAAGGAATTTCTATAGACTATGCTTTGACTGATATTGGAGATGCCTCTGTAGCGCTGTATAGCAATGTGTTTTCACTTAGATTTAACTTAAACCCTAAAAAAGCCTCTAATGAATAG
- a CDS encoding L,D-transpeptidase family protein: MIESINQRLMQFTFGILVTLLSLACSDHRDMQTESAFLDNMARDTYDETPLADILESNAIQTEEIEVLIDKSDYKLSIIHADTVVKWYPVVLGYNAVGDKMQEGDYKTPEGVFGIRDKYPHKHWKFFIWIDYPNEESWKRFNQRKADGTISKDAKIGGEIGIHGTPEGGDYLIEEGQNWTFGCISLKRDHVAEIYPFMHKEVQITIQK, translated from the coding sequence ATGATAGAATCAATAAATCAGCGGCTTATGCAGTTTACATTTGGAATCCTTGTGACCCTCTTGAGTTTAGCATGTTCTGACCATAGAGACATGCAAACAGAATCAGCTTTTCTAGATAATATGGCCCGTGATACATATGATGAAACTCCTTTGGCAGATATTCTTGAGTCGAATGCTATTCAAACAGAAGAAATTGAGGTGCTCATTGATAAGTCTGATTACAAATTATCGATTATTCATGCAGATACAGTGGTGAAGTGGTATCCCGTTGTGCTGGGATACAATGCCGTAGGAGATAAAATGCAAGAGGGAGATTACAAAACCCCGGAGGGAGTATTTGGTATTCGAGACAAGTACCCGCATAAACATTGGAAGTTTTTTATTTGGATCGATTATCCAAATGAAGAGTCGTGGAAACGATTTAACCAGAGGAAAGCAGACGGAACGATTTCCAAAGATGCTAAAATAGGAGGTGAGATTGGTATTCATGGAACTCCAGAAGGGGGAGATTACCTCATTGAAGAGGGTCAGAACTGGACATTTGGGTGTATTTCTTTAAAGAGGGATCATGTCGCAGAAATCTATCCTTTCATGCACAAGGAGGTTCAGATCA
- a CDS encoding CDP-alcohol phosphatidyltransferase family protein, translated as MKKHIPNIITLGNLTCGLLSIMYAFSDTPWVGAYFIFGGLFLDFFDGFFARILKVDGELGKQLDSLADLVTFGVAPGMLMYHLINYVIAFKFSFKDLNLGFEYQIIPYIALLIPILSAVRLAKFNIATNQSDEFIGLPTPANAIYFASLALIVKYDEATFDFPGVEYLVYLPILLSSIIIFSLLLNANLPLIALKFKTFGWKGNEVRFIFLGLCVVTILVALLISNVFVAVPIIILLYLIISIINNITKRKDEVQSKH; from the coding sequence ATGAAAAAACATATTCCAAATATTATTACGCTGGGGAATCTGACTTGTGGGTTGTTATCGATTATGTATGCTTTTTCGGATACCCCTTGGGTAGGAGCTTATTTCATATTTGGTGGCTTGTTCTTAGACTTCTTTGATGGTTTTTTTGCGAGAATATTGAAGGTTGATGGTGAGCTTGGTAAACAGTTGGACTCTCTGGCTGACTTGGTCACTTTCGGAGTGGCTCCAGGGATGTTGATGTACCATTTGATCAATTATGTCATTGCATTTAAATTTTCCTTCAAAGATCTTAACTTGGGGTTTGAGTATCAAATTATTCCATACATAGCATTACTTATACCAATTCTCTCTGCTGTTCGATTAGCTAAGTTTAATATTGCTACAAATCAGTCTGATGAATTTATAGGTCTGCCAACTCCCGCTAACGCTATATATTTTGCTTCACTTGCTTTGATTGTAAAGTATGATGAGGCTACTTTTGATTTTCCTGGGGTGGAGTACTTGGTGTATCTTCCGATTTTATTATCATCCATAATTATTTTTTCCCTCCTCCTTAACGCCAACCTCCCTCTCATCGCCCTCAAATTCAAAACCTTCGGCTGGAAAGGCAATGAAGTGCGGTTTATTTTTCTGGGATTGTGTGTCGTGACAATCTTAGTGGCTTTGTTGATAAGTAATGTATTTGTAGCTGTCCCAATTATTATACTTTTGTACCTGATCATTTCAATCATTAATAACATTACAAAGCGTAAAGATGAAGTTCAAAGCAAACATTGA
- a CDS encoding glycosyltransferase family 9 protein: protein MRITNEKHIVIYRLSAMGDVAMLAQAVRNAIESNPDIRITLVTRPLFHPFFGEHDRLNFFPLDLNGRHKGFTGLLKLANDIKALKPAIFIDEHDVLRSKIVRSSLKLSGVKTVVFNKGRNEKSAMLMGQTEFKQLTHSIDRYNAAIKLAGLKTSDDFQFILTTSSHEFKTGSKKKTIGFAPFAAHDSKEWGDENVKAFLNLIEKEESYEVLLFGGGKTEEKKLKALTFDFSCCRSVAGQYSLEEELAIMQSCDVFLAMDSSNMHLADLVGCKVISIWIATHPYFGFFAWNNKANCIVRSPQEYKHIPLSIYGKLNSENEMTKVEEIRKMIPPEKVLEKVNLLLD, encoded by the coding sequence TTGAGGATCACTAATGAAAAACATATCGTCATTTACCGTCTCTCGGCTATGGGAGATGTAGCCATGTTAGCGCAGGCTGTTAGGAATGCCATTGAATCGAATCCTGATATTCGAATAACACTGGTAACCCGTCCTTTGTTTCATCCTTTTTTTGGAGAGCATGATCGGTTAAACTTTTTCCCATTAGACCTCAACGGACGCCACAAAGGATTCACGGGGTTGCTGAAATTGGCAAATGACATCAAAGCGTTAAAGCCAGCTATCTTCATTGATGAGCATGACGTTTTAAGAAGTAAAATAGTCCGGTCAAGCTTAAAATTATCAGGAGTAAAAACTGTTGTCTTTAATAAAGGCAGAAATGAAAAGAGCGCTATGCTCATGGGACAAACTGAGTTCAAACAACTTACTCATTCTATTGATCGATATAATGCAGCAATAAAGTTAGCGGGGTTAAAAACCTCAGATGATTTTCAGTTTATTCTAACCACCTCATCCCATGAGTTTAAAACAGGGTCAAAAAAGAAAACCATTGGCTTTGCTCCATTTGCCGCTCATGATAGCAAAGAATGGGGAGATGAAAATGTAAAGGCATTTTTGAATCTAATCGAAAAGGAAGAATCGTATGAAGTTCTTCTGTTTGGTGGTGGAAAAACGGAGGAAAAGAAGCTGAAAGCATTAACTTTTGACTTTTCTTGTTGCCGTTCTGTGGCTGGTCAATACTCATTAGAAGAAGAACTAGCGATCATGCAATCCTGCGATGTATTTCTGGCAATGGACAGTTCAAACATGCATTTAGCGGATCTAGTAGGCTGTAAGGTCATCTCAATCTGGATTGCCACACATCCCTACTTTGGTTTCTTTGCTTGGAATAATAAAGCAAATTGTATCGTGCGCTCACCACAAGAGTATAAGCATATTCCTCTGTCTATTTACGGGAAACTTAATTCCGAAAATGAGATGACCAAGGTGGAAGAGATCAGAAAAATGATTCCTCCCGAAAAAGTACTAGAAAAAGTAAATCTCTTGCTCGATTAA